A DNA window from Thermoleophilia bacterium contains the following coding sequences:
- a CDS encoding tyrosine--tRNA ligase, with protein sequence MSTDALLARAVDVQPPGELQTRLATGEPLRVKLGVDPTAPDIHLGHAVVLGKLREFQDAGHTAVLVIGDWTARVGDPSGRNSTRPMLSAEEIEANAATYQEQAFRILDPDRTEVRRNGEWFAGMGLEAVFRLAASTTVNQLLRRRDFAERMAQDRPISVLELLYPLMQAFDSVMLDADVEIGGTDQLFNLMLGREVQQAYGARPQVVMTLPILPGTDGVRRMSKSSGNYIGVHESPEEQFGKIMSVPDAHTEEFYRLLFPAEPAPAGHPNDEKRRLGRLVSDRFHGAGAGATAEGHFDRLFKDRKAPEDVREIAVPPGSVHMPTLLVDGLGVESRSAARRILEQGGVSVDGETVTALDVDASDLDDRVIRAGKKRFARIRVTD encoded by the coding sequence ATGAGTACTGATGCCCTTTTGGCCCGCGCCGTCGATGTCCAGCCCCCCGGTGAGCTGCAGACGCGCCTCGCGACGGGGGAGCCCCTCCGGGTGAAACTGGGCGTGGACCCCACGGCTCCCGACATCCACCTCGGACACGCAGTGGTGCTCGGAAAACTGCGCGAGTTCCAAGATGCCGGCCACACGGCCGTGTTGGTCATTGGTGACTGGACGGCCCGCGTGGGTGATCCGTCGGGTCGGAACTCCACTCGGCCCATGTTGTCGGCCGAGGAGATCGAGGCGAACGCGGCGACCTACCAAGAGCAGGCGTTCCGCATCCTGGACCCAGATCGTACCGAAGTACGGCGTAACGGGGAGTGGTTCGCAGGTATGGGTCTGGAGGCGGTGTTCCGCCTGGCCGCCAGTACCACAGTCAATCAACTGCTGCGTCGCCGCGATTTCGCGGAGCGGATGGCGCAAGATCGGCCGATCTCGGTCCTCGAACTGCTTTACCCGCTCATGCAGGCGTTTGACTCGGTGATGCTCGATGCCGACGTCGAGATCGGTGGCACCGACCAGCTCTTCAACCTGATGCTCGGGCGTGAGGTGCAACAGGCGTACGGCGCCCGTCCGCAGGTCGTGATGACGCTCCCGATCCTGCCGGGCACGGACGGTGTGCGCCGAATGAGCAAATCGTCCGGGAACTACATCGGTGTTCACGAGAGCCCCGAAGAGCAGTTCGGGAAGATCATGAGCGTGCCCGATGCCCACACGGAGGAGTTCTACCGTCTGTTGTTCCCGGCGGAGCCCGCTCCTGCCGGGCATCCGAACGACGAGAAGCGACGCCTGGGCCGCCTCGTTTCCGACCGGTTCCACGGTGCGGGTGCGGGAGCCACCGCCGAGGGGCACTTCGACCGCCTGTTCAAGGACCGCAAGGCACCGGAGGACGTGCGTGAGATCGCGGTTCCCCCCGGGTCCGTGCACATGCCGACGTTGCTCGTTGACGGCCTCGGTGTGGAGTCCCGCAGCGCGGCGCGCCGGATTTTGGAACAGGGGGGTGTGAGCGTCGACGGAGAGACGGTCACGGCCCTCGACGTCGACGCGTCGGACCTGGATGACCGTGTGATCCGTGCGGGCAAAAAGCGTTTCGCCCGTATTCGCGTCACCGATTGA
- a CDS encoding DNA-3-methyladenine glycosylase → MVTDGHGRSPGRAFFDRRPELVAEGLIGCTISFRGAGGIIVEAEAYGQRDPASHSFGGETPRCRSMFGPPGSLYVYRIYGVHWCLNIVTEARGVGAAVLIRAIEPTHGLDAMRVRRGVDDERLLCAGPGRLTAALAIDDSLDGCLLRAAGLTVGQRVIHPEVVGVPRIGISAAADRPWRMVARGSRFLSRPIPRTLAA, encoded by the coding sequence CTGGTGACGGACGGGCACGGCCGCTCACCCGGTCGGGCCTTTTTCGACCGCAGGCCGGAGTTGGTGGCCGAGGGTCTCATTGGGTGCACTATCTCCTTTCGCGGTGCGGGCGGCATCATCGTCGAGGCCGAGGCATATGGGCAGCGTGATCCTGCGTCCCACTCATTCGGTGGGGAGACGCCACGCTGTCGGTCGATGTTCGGTCCGCCCGGATCCCTGTACGTCTACCGGATCTACGGTGTGCACTGGTGCCTGAACATCGTCACGGAGGCGAGGGGCGTGGGGGCAGCGGTGCTCATTCGTGCGATCGAGCCCACGCATGGTTTGGATGCGATGCGCGTGCGCCGTGGCGTGGACGATGAGCGTCTCCTGTGCGCGGGTCCCGGACGGCTCACGGCGGCCCTCGCCATCGACGACTCCCTCGATGGTTGTCTCCTCCGTGCGGCGGGGCTCACGGTGGGGCAGCGGGTCATCCATCCCGAGGTGGTCGGTGTACCACGCATCGGGATCTCTGCGGCCGCTGATCGTCCGTGGCGTATGGTGGCGCGCGGTTCCCGCTTTCTGTCACGCCCGATTCCAAGGACACTGGCCGCATGA
- the argH gene encoding argininosuccinate lyase, with translation MIESARLWGARFSGTSAEAFDALNASLPVDRRLWREDIRGSRAHARMLGATGIIAAEDAAAIDAGLDQIEAEMESGEFQFAPGDEDIHTAVERRLTEIAGDAGRRLHTGRSRNDQVITDTLLWMRAHGQAQGAALKALAEALLARAHEHLDTLVPGYTHLQRAQPVRLAHHLLAYVWMLDRDQRRLAFALAAAGDSPLGSGAVAGSGFPVDREMVAEEMGFTGITPNSMDAVGSRDALVDYLVFAAQLGVHLSRLGAEFVWWSSEEVGFVVLDDAYASGSSMLPHKKNPDAAELARGKAARLTADLMGLLSVTAGLPLAYNKDLQDDKHYLFDAADTIDLLLPAMTGMVATADFRADVMTMAAGQGFLTATDLADHLVREGWPFRRAHEAVGRLVRALAMRGVGLADATDADFEVAGLGGVVRPDLTAEASVEAKDVPGGTARARVVAQWAEASQRVDAW, from the coding sequence ATGATCGAATCCGCCCGGCTCTGGGGTGCCCGCTTCTCGGGCACGTCGGCGGAGGCCTTCGACGCTCTCAACGCGTCGCTCCCCGTTGACCGGCGGCTGTGGCGGGAAGACATCCGGGGCTCACGGGCACACGCACGAATGCTCGGGGCGACGGGCATCATCGCGGCCGAGGACGCGGCGGCCATCGACGCCGGCCTCGACCAGATCGAAGCGGAGATGGAGTCGGGGGAGTTCCAGTTCGCGCCCGGGGACGAGGACATCCACACCGCTGTGGAGCGCCGTCTCACGGAAATCGCGGGGGATGCGGGCCGTCGTCTGCACACCGGACGCAGCCGTAACGACCAAGTGATCACCGACACCCTCCTGTGGATGCGTGCGCACGGGCAGGCGCAGGGTGCGGCCCTGAAGGCACTGGCCGAGGCACTCCTCGCGCGCGCGCATGAGCACCTCGACACGCTGGTGCCGGGATATACCCACTTGCAGCGCGCCCAGCCGGTACGACTGGCCCATCACCTGCTCGCATACGTGTGGATGCTGGACCGCGATCAGCGCCGACTGGCCTTCGCGTTGGCGGCGGCCGGGGACAGTCCGCTCGGCAGCGGCGCCGTGGCGGGGTCCGGATTTCCGGTGGACCGCGAGATGGTTGCGGAGGAGATGGGCTTCACGGGGATCACTCCCAACAGCATGGACGCGGTGGGCAGCCGGGATGCGCTCGTGGATTACCTCGTGTTCGCTGCCCAGCTCGGTGTCCACCTCTCACGCCTCGGCGCCGAATTCGTCTGGTGGTCATCTGAGGAGGTGGGCTTCGTGGTTCTCGACGACGCATACGCCTCGGGATCCTCGATGCTCCCCCACAAGAAGAACCCCGACGCCGCCGAACTCGCGCGAGGAAAGGCGGCACGACTCACCGCCGACCTGATGGGCCTCCTCTCCGTGACCGCCGGCTTGCCTCTCGCCTACAACAAAGATCTCCAAGACGACAAGCACTACCTGTTCGATGCCGCCGACACCATCGACCTGCTGCTGCCGGCGATGACTGGCATGGTGGCCACGGCGGATTTCCGTGCGGACGTCATGACCATGGCGGCGGGTCAGGGATTCCTTACCGCTACCGACCTCGCCGACCACCTTGTGCGCGAGGGCTGGCCGTTCCGACGGGCGCACGAGGCCGTGGGTAGGCTCGTGCGCGCATTGGCGATGCGTGGCGTCGGTTTGGCGGACGCGACCGATGCCGATTTCGAGGTGGCCGGTCTCGGGGGAGTGGTACGTCCCGACCTCACGGCCGAGGCGTCGGTTGAAGCGAAGGACGTTCCTGGTGGAACGGCGCGGGCGCGCGTTGTTGCCCAGTGGGCGGAGGCGTCCCAGCGGGTGGACGCCTGGTGA
- a CDS encoding DegT/DnrJ/EryC1/StrS family aminotransferase, translating into MNYDEVIPLARPVIGDTERALVDAVLRSRQLSLGPTVTEFERLWADRIGVRHAVACSSGTAGLHCCVHALGIGPGDEVITSSFSFVASANVILYTGARPVFAEVDPLTFNMDPAAVEAAITPRTKAILIVDIFGYPAEVPALVEIARRHGLGIVEDACQSIDGDYDGRKLGTFGHPAVYGFYANKQLTTAEGGVILTDDDALYTELKSLTNQGRSDDGAWLVHSRLGFNYRLSDIHAAIGIAQLDRLDWMQAARSRIAAMYQERLAGVDGVTPMYEGPQRRSWFVYAPRLDADLDRDKIIRRLEDDCVSAKPYLPCIHLQPYYREAHGHHPGQLLVTESIASSTVALPFFCEMTDDQVERVCASLERAIQSERAQAPGVVGAGAA; encoded by the coding sequence GTGAATTACGACGAGGTCATCCCGCTCGCACGGCCGGTCATCGGCGACACCGAGCGGGCCCTGGTAGACGCGGTACTCCGCTCGCGTCAGCTCTCCCTCGGTCCGACCGTCACCGAGTTCGAACGTCTGTGGGCCGACCGCATCGGGGTGCGGCACGCCGTGGCGTGCTCGTCCGGTACCGCCGGGCTCCACTGCTGTGTCCACGCGCTCGGTATCGGGCCGGGGGACGAGGTCATCACCTCGTCGTTCTCGTTCGTGGCTTCGGCCAATGTCATCCTTTACACCGGTGCGCGGCCGGTGTTCGCGGAGGTCGATCCCCTCACCTTCAACATGGACCCGGCTGCGGTCGAGGCGGCCATCACCCCGCGCACGAAGGCCATCCTCATCGTGGACATCTTCGGGTACCCCGCCGAGGTGCCGGCACTCGTGGAGATCGCCCGGCGCCATGGCCTCGGGATCGTGGAGGACGCCTGCCAATCCATCGACGGCGACTACGACGGTCGCAAACTTGGCACCTTCGGCCACCCGGCGGTGTACGGCTTCTATGCCAACAAACAACTGACAACCGCCGAGGGCGGGGTCATCCTTACCGATGACGATGCGCTCTACACCGAACTCAAGAGTCTCACGAACCAGGGCCGGTCGGATGACGGCGCGTGGCTGGTTCATTCACGGCTCGGATTCAACTACCGCCTGTCCGACATTCACGCCGCGATCGGGATCGCCCAACTCGATCGCCTTGATTGGATGCAGGCGGCCCGGTCGCGAATCGCGGCCATGTATCAGGAGCGCCTCGCGGGGGTCGACGGGGTCACGCCGATGTACGAGGGTCCTCAGCGCCGTTCGTGGTTCGTCTACGCCCCTCGGCTCGATGCCGATCTGGATCGCGACAAGATCATCCGCCGTCTCGAGGACGATTGCGTGTCGGCCAAGCCCTACCTGCCGTGCATCCATCTCCAGCCCTACTATCGCGAGGCACATGGCCACCACCCGGGACAACTGCTCGTGACGGAGTCGATCGCCTCATCCACGGTCGCGCTTCCGTTCTTCTGCGAGATGACGGACGACCAGGTGGAACGGGTGTGCGCGTCCCTCGAACGTGCCATCCAGAGTGAGCGGGCACAGGCCCCCGGGGTCGTGGGGGCGGGGGCGGCATGA
- a CDS encoding citramalate synthase, which yields MERILLYDTTLRDGMQREGMSLSVGEQLQVALRLAAVGMDVVEAGFPSSNPKDSQLFDLLQAENLGATRIAAFGMTRRRDTAPGADPGLRIMVETFAPVSTIVGKTWDLHLQKVTKVSREENLKMIGESVAFLLAEGKDVFYDAEHFFDAYTEHPDYALECLRAAHGNGATWVVLCDTNGATLPHVVERVTREVRLALPGAAIGIHTHNDAECAVANSLIAVEQGARQVQGTINGWGERCGNANLITLAPSLSLKMGFDVLRPGGLSELTNLSHWAAETANLPPDPWAPYVGVNAFTHKGGMHVAGMVADPRTFEHIDPSLVGNERGMKVSELSGRHVVLERAREAGIDVESDPDLAPRILARIKQLEHAGYHFEVADASFTILLEREAGIHEPVFVLESFRVVTERNETGSLITQATVRVHHDGMRLVATAEGNGPVNALDKALREALAGRVPEIDAISLVNFKVRILDEDLGTQATTRVLIDSSDGTSTWSTMGVNQNVIAAAWDALVDSFDYGVRRAGISSSAGTREA from the coding sequence ATGGAGCGCATCCTCCTCTACGACACGACCCTCCGGGACGGGATGCAGCGGGAGGGGATGAGCCTGTCGGTTGGCGAGCAGTTGCAGGTGGCGCTGCGCCTTGCCGCCGTGGGTATGGACGTGGTGGAGGCAGGATTTCCGTCGAGCAACCCCAAGGACTCCCAGCTGTTCGACCTCCTTCAGGCCGAAAACTTGGGGGCCACCCGTATCGCTGCATTCGGTATGACCCGCCGCCGCGACACCGCGCCGGGTGCCGATCCGGGCCTGCGCATCATGGTGGAGACGTTCGCCCCCGTCAGCACGATCGTCGGCAAGACGTGGGACCTCCACCTGCAGAAGGTCACAAAGGTTTCCCGCGAGGAGAACCTGAAGATGATCGGTGAGTCGGTGGCGTTTCTGCTCGCCGAGGGGAAGGACGTGTTCTATGACGCGGAACACTTCTTCGATGCGTACACCGAGCACCCCGACTACGCGCTCGAGTGCCTACGGGCGGCGCATGGAAACGGTGCGACCTGGGTCGTGCTCTGCGACACAAACGGTGCCACGCTCCCGCACGTCGTGGAGCGGGTCACCCGCGAGGTACGACTCGCCCTCCCGGGTGCCGCCATCGGGATCCACACCCACAACGACGCCGAGTGCGCCGTGGCCAACTCCCTCATCGCCGTCGAACAGGGTGCGCGCCAGGTGCAGGGCACCATCAACGGATGGGGGGAGCGGTGCGGCAACGCCAACCTCATCACCCTTGCCCCGTCCCTCTCCCTGAAGATGGGTTTCGACGTCTTGCGCCCCGGTGGTCTGTCCGAGCTCACCAACCTGTCTCACTGGGCGGCCGAGACCGCCAACCTCCCACCCGACCCGTGGGCACCGTATGTGGGGGTCAATGCCTTCACGCACAAGGGGGGCATGCACGTGGCCGGGATGGTGGCCGACCCGCGGACGTTCGAGCACATCGACCCGAGCCTGGTGGGCAACGAACGCGGGATGAAGGTGAGCGAACTCTCCGGTCGCCACGTCGTGCTGGAGCGTGCTCGCGAGGCGGGAATCGACGTCGAGTCCGATCCCGATCTCGCACCGCGGATCCTTGCGCGCATTAAGCAACTTGAACACGCGGGGTACCACTTCGAGGTCGCTGACGCGTCGTTCACCATCCTGCTCGAACGTGAGGCCGGGATTCATGAGCCGGTGTTCGTCCTCGAGTCGTTCCGCGTGGTCACCGAGCGCAACGAGACCGGTTCCCTCATCACACAGGCGACCGTGCGCGTACACCACGATGGCATGCGACTCGTGGCCACGGCCGAGGGCAACGGCCCGGTGAACGCACTCGACAAGGCCCTTCGCGAGGCACTCGCCGGACGTGTTCCCGAGATCGACGCCATCTCGCTGGTCAACTTCAAGGTGCGCATCCTCGACGAGGACCTCGGCACACAGGCCACGACCCGCGTTCTGATCGACTCCAGCGACGGTACGTCCACGTGGTCGACGATGGGTGTCAACCAGAACGTGATCGCCGCCGCGTGGGACGCCCTAGTGGACAGCTTCGACTACGGCGTGCGCCGGGCGGGCATCTCCAGTTCGGCGGGGACCCGCGAGGCGTGA
- a CDS encoding branched-chain amino acid transaminase has protein sequence MQDAEKIWMNGTLVDWHDATVHVLSHALHYGSSVFEGIRAYDAEGGTAVFRLDDHLSRLERSAAQYFMDVPFSREDMRHAVHAVITSNGLGACYIRPIVLRGYGVMGLFPLDAPVDVSVAAWEWGAYLGEDGLTKGIRAKISSWRRIGNNTIPATAKAGGQYLNSILAKIETHKAGYDEAILLNEQGMVADGSGENIFVVTGGRLITPPVSASILEGITRNSIMEVARAEGYEVVERDLARAELYSADEVFVTGTAAEVCPVREIDDHEIGDPGPITRALQGHFHDVIHGRDPRFAHWLDYVTPSVPTT, from the coding sequence ATGCAGGACGCCGAGAAGATCTGGATGAACGGGACCCTCGTGGACTGGCACGACGCCACGGTCCACGTGCTCTCGCACGCCCTCCACTACGGCTCGTCGGTGTTCGAGGGGATCCGCGCCTACGACGCCGAGGGCGGGACCGCCGTCTTCCGGCTCGATGACCACCTGTCCCGGCTCGAGCGTTCGGCCGCGCAGTACTTCATGGACGTGCCGTTCTCTCGCGAGGACATGCGCCACGCCGTTCACGCGGTCATCACCTCCAACGGCCTCGGTGCCTGCTACATCCGTCCCATCGTGCTCCGTGGATACGGCGTGATGGGGCTGTTCCCGCTCGACGCACCCGTGGACGTGTCGGTGGCCGCGTGGGAGTGGGGCGCCTACCTCGGTGAGGACGGGCTCACTAAGGGGATTCGGGCGAAGATCTCATCATGGCGCCGTATCGGTAACAACACGATTCCCGCCACGGCCAAGGCAGGCGGGCAGTATCTCAACTCGATTCTCGCGAAGATCGAGACCCACAAGGCGGGTTACGACGAGGCGATCTTGCTCAACGAGCAGGGGATGGTCGCGGACGGCTCGGGAGAGAACATTTTCGTGGTCACGGGCGGACGCCTTATTACGCCGCCCGTCTCGGCGTCCATTCTCGAAGGAATCACCCGCAACTCGATCATGGAGGTTGCCCGCGCCGAGGGGTACGAGGTGGTGGAGCGCGATCTGGCCCGCGCCGAGCTCTACTCCGCCGATGAGGTGTTCGTCACCGGGACGGCCGCTGAGGTGTGCCCGGTCCGGGAGATCGATGACCACGAGATCGGAGACCCCGGTCCCATCACCCGCGCCCTGCAGGGGCATTTTCACGATGTGATCCACGGTCGCGACCCGCGGTTCGCACACTGGCTCGACTACGTGACACCGTCGGTGCCGACCACCTGA